AACAGGATAAAAATTCCCGGTATTGTAGGGCTTATAATTTTTGGAACCATTTTCGGGCCGAGTGTGCTGGGCATGCTTGAAAGAAATGAAACTATAGAGCTGCTGGGAATTGTAGGCTTAATCTACCTAATGTTTATGGTGGGTCTTTCTATAGACTTAAACCAATTTCAGAAAATGAAAGTCAAGAGTTTAACTTTTGGTTTACTTTCGTTTTTTATACCGCAGTTGTCCAGTGTTTTCTTAGCTCCTATATTCTTAGGGTTTTCTTTTGAGGCCTCATTGTTATTAGGCTCTATTGTAGGCTCTCATACATTACTGGCTTATCCTATTGCTAACCGTTTGGGTATCGCCAAAAATGCTTCAGTAATTATGACAATGGGTGGTACCATTATTACTGATGGGTTTTCACTTATGTTATTGGCATTAGTAGCTGCCGGAGCATTTGCCGGACAACTTGAAGTCTCATTTGCATATACCTTTGTGTTACCGGTAATAGTTTTTTTGACAGTCACCATGATTGGTTTACCAAAACTGGGAAGATGGTTTTTCAAAACTGCCCGAATGGACGGCAATACCAACTATGTTTTCTTAATCTCACTGCTTTTTGTAACGGCATTTATTGCTGAAAGTGTAGGATTGGCAGCTATGATTGGAGCTTTCCTTGCCGGCTTGAGTTTAAACAGATTGGTCCCGGACAATAGTACCATGATGAATCGTATACAGTTCGTCGGGAATGCTTTGTTTATTCCGTTTTTCCTGATATCTGTGGGTATGCTGGTAGACGTAAAAGCACTATTCAGCTCTTTAGATGTTTGGATAATGGCTCTTTTCTTTACTGCATTGGTATTGGTGGGTAAATTTTTGGCAACAGCTATTACAGTGGGAGTCTTCCGCTTCTCAAAAGCTGAATTATTTACCATTTTCGGATTATCGACACCACAAGCAGCATCTACACTAGCAGTAACCTTAGTTGGGTTTGAGTTAGGCTTTTTTGGTCAAGTGACAGTTAATGCAGTAGTGATATTGATTTTAGTTACATGTCTGGTTGGCCCCTGGTTTGTTGAAAAGTTTGGAAGAGAATTGGCAAAAGAAGAAGCCTCTAGTCCATATAAACCCTCAAATGCACCACAGAGAATTCTGGTTCCTTTGGCAAATCCGCAAACAGCTGATTCATTAATGGACATTGCCATATTTATACAGCAAAAAAATGCAGAAGAACCGCTTTATCCATTGTCAGTAGTAAGGGAAAAGGAAAATGTAGATGCAGATGTAGCTGCCAGTGAAAAAATGTTAAGCCATGCTGTAGTGCATGCCGCAGCCGCAGAAAGAAGTGTTTCTCCAGTGACAAGGGTAGATTTAAATATTGCCAACGGTATCATCAGGGCTATCAGAGAGTTAAGAATTACACATATTATTATCGGTTGGAATGGTGAAATAAGTGCAAGAGATAAAATATTCGGATCAATACTGGATTTACTTTTAAAAAGAACAGATGAACTGTTTATGGTTTGTAAAGTTGACCAACCCATTAATACAACCAAAAGAGTTATTTTATTGGTTCCTCCATATTTTCAACTCGAAAAAGGATTTAGTGATGCTATGGTCACTATTCAAAAATTAATTCAACAATCCGGGGCGAATGCAATCCTCTGTACCATGGAGCAAAACAGAAAGCTGATTTCTGAAATTATGGCAGAAAAAGAGCCTAAAATAACCCCCAAAGTATTAAATATTGACAATTGGAATCAGCTTTTTTATAGCGATAAGCTACAAATTGACGACAATGATTTGATTGTCCTCATGAGTGGAAGAGAAGGCTCAATTTCATGGCAACCATATCTCAAAACACTGCCCCGGCAAATTTCCACTCATTTTAATGAGAATAATTTTGTTATTATATACCCTTCCGAAAGCAAAGACGGACTCAACCAGTCTGTTTCTATAAGATTTAGTGATGAAGGGGATATTCCTGAATTAAAAATTGAGGATATTACTTTTAATATTGAGAAACAAAGCTACGAGGATGTTCTTAAGTCTGTTTTAGCCCACCCATTTAGAAATGACGAGCATGCGTTTGGTAAAGTATTGAAAAAATTGATTGCGAAAGGGCCTGATAATACGACCCTTGAGCTGCCAAATACTATTTTAACATTTGTAACAACTTCTTTTGTAAATGAACCCCGAATTTTATGTGGATTTTCTAAAACAGGCTTTCCTCATCCGATAAGCAAAGATAATATTCATGGTATTTTTGCGCTGCTTATGCCTGAAGATGCAGACATAGAAGCGAGTCTTCATATAATTGCCAGAATAACCCGCTTTTTCAAATACAATAAGCGTTACGAAAACCTAAAAGAGGTAGTTGATGAAGTGACCTTAAAAAAAGAATTACTTGAAAAAGGGCTGCAAAGGGAAGATTAATTATCCAAAGACACTTCAAATATTGCTTTTAGTGGTATCTCACATCCACCTTCAATAATAATATTGTCATTAACAAAGCCTTTTATAAGAGAAGAGATGGTGTTGACTTGATTATCAGAGGTGGCAAAAATAATCGTTGATTTGCGATTTTGCGTATTTGCCATTATTATTGAAATATAGATTCTTTCCTTTCTGTAGTTTTTCTCAGCAGTTGATTCCAGAACATCATCAAAGTGAAACTTCAAACTTGCAATGTCAGTTATATTAAGAGTCATTTTAGTTTTTGATAGGCGAATAAAAGAATCATTACAAATTTCTTTTATTTTACGGGAAAGTAAAGCATTTTAAAGATGTTACTTTTCAACAATTTGTGTGTGAATAACTTTCGCTTATCACAAAACATTAAGCACTTGCTCTTTAATTTTTTCAAGCTCATCTTTCATTTCGACAACAAGTCTTTGCATATCAGCATCATATGATTTTGCACCAAGGGTGTTAATTTCTCTTCCCAACTCCTGACTGATAAAATTTAATTTTTTACCCTTATCAAGATTTTTATCTTCAAGCACTTCTGAAAAATAACGGATATGGCTGTTCAGTCTTGAAATCTCTTCGTTAATGTCTATTTTTTCCAGATAATAAATCATTTCCTGCTCCAATCGTGCCGTATCCAGCTCTTTTTCATTCAAATGCTTTTTTATTTGATTTTCAATTCTTTGCTTAATCAGAACGATTCGGTTTTTGTCTAACAGTTTAACTTTTTCTACTGAACTTAGAAACATTGACATGCTTTGTTCAAATTCTTTTAAAAGTCCGGTTCCTTCATTTTTTCTGTGTGCCATTGCTAAATCACAACATTCGGTTAAACAGTTTTTTAATGCTTCCCAATGCTCATTTGAACTTTCATTTTCCGCTTTGGTAGTAACATCCGGAAGGGACATTAAAATTCGCATATCTACCTCTCCCTTATGCTCTAACTTTTTCATCAGGCTAAAATAGTCTTTATAGTATTTTTCAATTACAGACTCATTAAACTTATAAACCTGTGGTATTTCTTCAAGTTCAAAAGTGATGACGCAATCTACTTTGCCCCGCACAAGTTTTTCCTGTATTATTTTTCGCATCTCATGCTCTTTATCTTTGAGTCCGGAAGGATATTTTAAATTCAAATCCAAATATTTGCTGTTAAGCGTTTTAATTTCCACGGAGACTTTTCCCTTTGGAAAGCTTGTCTGTTTTTGGCCGAAGCCTGTCATTGAATATAGCATCTTATTTTTTTTCTGTTTTTAAGGATGGTTTGCTTACAAGATAAACACCTGCAAAAATAAGTATGGATGCCAGTATTTTTAAAATATCCAACTCATCTTTTCCAAATGAGAGAGCAATAACCGAAGCAAAAACCGGCTGAAGATATATATAAACCCCGACTATTGACGGATTTACTTTACTTAATGCAAAAATATTGAGCAGATAGGCCAAAAAAGTAGTTGCAAACACAACATATATTACAGCTAACCAAATGCCTGTGGTGAACGACTGCCAGTCAATTAAAGTAAATTCACCGTATCCCACCGGCCACACAAATATACAACCACTTAAAAACACATAGAAAATTACATTTAACGG
This Chitinophagaceae bacterium DNA region includes the following protein-coding sequences:
- a CDS encoding cation:proton antiporter, coding for MEFFFILPLKNPVAVFALVMAIIFIAPIIFNRIKIPGIVGLIIFGTIFGPSVLGMLERNETIELLGIVGLIYLMFMVGLSIDLNQFQKMKVKSLTFGLLSFFIPQLSSVFLAPIFLGFSFEASLLLGSIVGSHTLLAYPIANRLGIAKNASVIMTMGGTIITDGFSLMLLALVAAGAFAGQLEVSFAYTFVLPVIVFLTVTMIGLPKLGRWFFKTARMDGNTNYVFLISLLFVTAFIAESVGLAAMIGAFLAGLSLNRLVPDNSTMMNRIQFVGNALFIPFFLISVGMLVDVKALFSSLDVWIMALFFTALVLVGKFLATAITVGVFRFSKAELFTIFGLSTPQAASTLAVTLVGFELGFFGQVTVNAVVILILVTCLVGPWFVEKFGRELAKEEASSPYKPSNAPQRILVPLANPQTADSLMDIAIFIQQKNAEEPLYPLSVVREKENVDADVAASEKMLSHAVVHAAAAERSVSPVTRVDLNIANGIIRAIRELRITHIIIGWNGEISARDKIFGSILDLLLKRTDELFMVCKVDQPINTTKRVILLVPPYFQLEKGFSDAMVTIQKLIQQSGANAILCTMEQNRKLISEIMAEKEPKITPKVLNIDNWNQLFYSDKLQIDDNDLIVLMSGREGSISWQPYLKTLPRQISTHFNENNFVIIYPSESKDGLNQSVSIRFSDEGDIPELKIEDITFNIEKQSYEDVLKSVLAHPFRNDEHAFGKVLKKLIAKGPDNTTLELPNTILTFVTTSFVNEPRILCGFSKTGFPHPISKDNIHGIFALLMPEDADIEASLHIIARITRFFKYNKRYENLKEVVDEVTLKKELLEKGLQRED
- a CDS encoding YicC family protein, which encodes MLYSMTGFGQKQTSFPKGKVSVEIKTLNSKYLDLNLKYPSGLKDKEHEMRKIIQEKLVRGKVDCVITFELEEIPQVYKFNESVIEKYYKDYFSLMKKLEHKGEVDMRILMSLPDVTTKAENESSNEHWEALKNCLTECCDLAMAHRKNEGTGLLKEFEQSMSMFLSSVEKVKLLDKNRIVLIKQRIENQIKKHLNEKELDTARLEQEMIYYLEKIDINEEISRLNSHIRYFSEVLEDKNLDKGKKLNFISQELGREINTLGAKSYDADMQRLVVEMKDELEKIKEQVLNVL